A stretch of the Chelonoidis abingdonii isolate Lonesome George chromosome 11, CheloAbing_2.0, whole genome shotgun sequence genome encodes the following:
- the CACTIN gene encoding splicing factor Cactin has product MAEPAWGAAREAEDAVCSLLRESAAGTSQRAVGEPEQQVAESRPSHWRALAEQGAGGSASEERAARAAGKAFPSQSTPERQGSAAGVVRVDERLDSWPGRVPRQPCAALQSLSEAVAITRAVLFSSRSDSDERKRWRKKKSKSRDRHQKSKKKRRARSRDRSFSSDSEAERERKRGRSREQRRKRSSSRSSVSSVTSPSPSRSQSSREELGQQLSLQERLRLKEEKKKQAEMMKALETPEEKRARRLAKKEAKERKKREKMGWGEEYMGYTNTDNPFGDNNLLGTFIWSKALEKKGIGHLEEKELKERNKRIQEDNRLELQKVKQLRLEREREKAMREQELEMLQREKEAEHFKTWEEQEDNFHLHQAKLRSKIRIRDGRAKPIDLLAKYISAEDDDLAVEMHEPYTFLNGLTVSDMEDLLEDIQVYMELEQGKNVDFWRDMTIITEDEIAKLRKLEASGKGPGERREGVNASVSSDVQSVFKGKTYNQLQVIFQGIESKIQAGGPNLDIGYWESLLQQLKAYMARARLRERHQDVLRQKLYKLKQEQGVESEPLFPILRKEPSSPSDRPDPEESTPAQPGPSMEGAPSEAKAEGEGEGEAVLMEEDLIQQSLDDYDTGRYSPRLLNSHELPCDAHVLEAEEDLQRLLLLRQQLQATGDASESAEDIFFRRAKEGMGADEAQFSVEMPLTGKAYLWADKYRPRKPRFFNRVHTGFEWNKYNQTHYDFDNPPPKIVQGYKFNIFYPDLIDKRSTPEYFLEACQDNKDFAILRFHAGPPYEDIAFKIVNREWEYSHRHGFRCQFANGIFQLWFHFKRYRYRR; this is encoded by the exons ATGGCAGAGCCCGCATGGGGAGCCGCCAGGGAGGCAGAGGACGCCGTCTGCTCCCTGCTGCGGGAATCGGCAGCGGGCACGTCCCAGC GTGCTGTAGGCGAGCCTGAGCAGCAGGTGGCGGAGAGCCGGCCATCGCACTGGCGCGCTCTGGCAGAGCAAGGCGCGGGTGGCAGTGCATCGGAGGAGCGGGCGGCCAGGGCCGCTGGGAAAGCCTTTCCAAGTCAGAGCACGCCGGAGCGCCAGGGAAGCGCCGCAGG GGTTGTGAGGGTGGATGAACGTCTGGACAGCTGGCCGGGCAGGGTGCCACGTCAGCCCTGTGCTgctctgcagtctctctctgagGCTGTAGCTATCACCAGGGCGGTGCTGTTTTCTTCTAGATCTGACTCGGACGagagaaagagatggagaaagaagaaaagcaaaagcagGGACCGGCACCAGAAAAGCAAGAAGAAACGCCGCGCTAGGTCACGGGATCGCTCCTTTAGCTCAGactctgaggcagagagagagaggaaaagaggcCGCAGCAGAGAGCAAAGAAGAAAGCGATCCAGTTCCAGGTCTTCTGTGTCTTCCGTCACATCTCCCTCTCCTTCACGTTCCCAGAGCtcaagggaggagctggggcagcagctgaGCCTTCAGGAGCGACTCAGACTGAAAGAGGAGAAGAAGAAGCAGGCTGAGATGATGAAGGCATTGGAGACACCAGAGGAGAAAAGGGCTAGGCGGTTGGCGAAGAAGGAagccaaagagagaaaaaagcgTGAGAagatgggctggggggaggaatACATGGGCTACACCAACACCGATAACCCCTTTGGGGACAACAACCTGCTAGGCACCTTCATCTGGAGCAAG GCCTTGGAGAAGAAAGGGATCGGCCACCTGGAGGAGAAAGAactgaaggaaagaaacaaacGAATCCAGGAGGACAACCGCCTGGAGCTGCAGAAG GTGAAGCAGCTGCGCTTGGAACGGGAGCGAGAAAAGGCGATGCGCGAGCAGGAGCTGGAGATGCTGCAGCGAGAGAAGGAGGCGGAGCACTTCAAAACCTGGGAGGAGCAAGAGGACAACTTCCACCTCCACCAGGCCAAGCTGCG ATCAAAAATCCGGATCCGGGATGGCCGAGCCAAACCCATCGACTTGCTGGCCAAGTACATCAGTGCAGAGGATGATGACCTGGCAGTGGAAATGCACGAGCCTTACACATTCCTGAATGGCCTGACAGTCTCCGACATGGAGGATCTGCTGGAGGATATCCAG GTTTACATGGAACTGGAGCAGGGCAAGAACGTGGATTTCTGGAGGGATATGACCATTATCACTGAGGACGAGATAGCCAAACTCCGTAAACTAGAGGCTTCTGGGAAAGGCCCAg GAGAGCGCCGAGAAGGAGTCAATGCCTCTGTCAGCTCAGACGTGCAGTCCGTGTTCAAGGGGAAGACATACAACCAGCTGCAAGTGATCTTCCAAGGGATCGAGAGCAAGATCCAAGCAGGGGGGCCCAACCTGGACATCGGTTACTGGGAAAGTCTGCTGCAGCAGCTTAAAGCATATATGGCCCGGGCCAG GCTTCGGGAGCGGCACCAGGACGTGCTGCGCCAGAAGCTGTACAAGctgaagcaggagcagggagtggAGAGCGAGCCGCTTTTCCCCATCCTGAGGAAGGAGCCGTCTTCTCCCAGCGACAG GCCGGACCCGGAGGAGAGCACTCCAGCGCAGCCGGGCCCCTCCATGGAGGGAGCCCCCTCGGAGGCCAAggcggagggggaaggggagggggaagcggtGCTGATGGAGGAGGACCTGATTCAACAGAGCCTGGACGACTATGACACCGGGAGGTACAGCCCCAGGCTGCTGAACTCCCACGAGCTGCCCTGCGACGCGCACGTGCTTGAGGCTGAGGAGGATCTCCAGCGACTGCTGCTTTTGAGACAACAGCTCCAGGCCACAG gCGACGCTAGCGAGAGCGCCGAGGACATTTTCTTCCGCAGGGCCAAGGAGGGCATGGGCGCCGACGAGGCCCAGTTCAGTGTGGAGATGCCCCTGACAGGCAAGGCCTACCTGTGGGCTGACAAGTACCGGCCCCGCAAGCCCCGCTTCTTCAACCGGGTCCACACGGGCTTCGAGTGGAACAAGTACAACCAGACACACTACGACTTTGACAACCCGCCGCCCAAGATCGTCCAGGGCTACAAGTTCAACATCTTCTACCCCGACCTGATCGACAAGCGCTCCACGCCCGAGTACTTCCTGGAGGCCTGTCAGGACAACAAGGACTTCGCCATCCTGCGCTTCCACGCTGGCCCGCCCTACGAGGACATCGCCTTCAAGATCGTCAACCGGGAGTGGGAGTACTCGCACCGCCACGGCTTCCGCTGCCAGTTCGCCAACGGCATCTTCCAGCTCTGGTTCCACTTCAAGCGGTACCGTTACCGCAGGTGA